A section of the Salminus brasiliensis chromosome 10, fSalBra1.hap2, whole genome shotgun sequence genome encodes:
- the znf292a gene encoding zinc finger protein 292a gives MAEEEAAERERGTRGETAALRKRFSDLTAALRDSAESPLDASASFCQEFCQILVEYGGQWKSEEDPLPLLEMYTVAILCFAEATPSLFPECEHVTVVLEKLALSCLDLLLSLSENVPGALWEEFQSSVKVAHGILQANGSLQLSTLLTLSEESGVWNNSTLCSLLTNSVPDVEKVHEFLAREGPTLLDMRIKHLIKQKCVEKAALLAKTCAEFPEFGGKKNFKQIYLVCLCETMSQQEIMQEIREIDCKDALDMICNLESEENEKGALSLCTAFLKRQLLQGDVYCAWELTLFWSKLLIRLESAQAFLDQCRLLAQLSGSVYHILLLIKVIQAEVQNEGLPVCIEMCIQALKVGVSGTEDCSTTICKTISCLLPLDLEVKRACQLTEFLAKPTVDSYYAVETLFNEPDQKLEEESLPIPNSLRCDLLLALKTQWPFDPEFWDWKTLKRHCLALMGEEASIVSSIDKLNDSEDNEGLDSDEKDFKHLEFLFSPSDDLNDIEAEKRKKREMKKLRERGFVSARFRNWQAYMQYCVLCDKEFLGHRIVKHALKHVQDGVFRCPICAKAFETRAVLEPHVASHVKQSCKERLAAMNAKKKSILSDDKQDLGTPVNVGLNVCSKFAGSSNTISNTARKVKSKTCSIKRGMPIRDVENTEDCSCPVTSCQKVFKYFRNLVAHVKAHKNEEEATHFLEIQSQKAICQYCRRQFVNVTHLNDHLQMHCGEKPYFCIQLGCKCSFHSHAELLMHRKVHTDFQAQCMFPNCERVFNEAYLLYDHEAQHYITFTCKNSTCGKIFYSLSQLNLHQKEHMKQEFSNFDDQGPQSEIPAQSSLNLEWPSNQVAEVPEDVSPLKIQSSVENVLNSLLDSVEEPEHPFSCPTESSVTHDQLPTEDPSVVRSDEETQPPKTACLKQPTIDGATQFRLVPCCVKLTPIPVKYDDPIFLKALKSSDSVAQSIFQDNKLFSFTCKQPQSTPNTSDFHSQTQTTTEPESQNTLANGDDHLIHACPFETCTRKYSTTKSLSRHVKNVHFDAFEEWKLSRKYKRIADIARKSEHKNSIFQTPKKRIKSVKTAGRIFPEVNQVKFETDAMSSDPFSPPSGTIGTQSLGTKFCPEFENSHSQTPLMQSPMPQSWTSSSFDGYNSDYSLQNHFPTVMIPDSLQNYPLYMPHTDLLSERDMDYTPSLSDSGSVPPAVNTDSQSSVMNEASKYVSSSLRVLHALNGDQPCEMSQGSSSEDIGYMEIRQNNPHSVVSPDVNNLDSVSEQNFNPYFSSYPEETCPSSVQPLEKTDKEFTVNQTDPVFSSEVKNITHLALPICKEEPETFSVSSVSATAEQTESSQDLLPQEMSPVATEGISPEDASVTSLDESKKLKKIRSSKRTKWPAIIKDGKVICCRCYREFSSTKSLGGHLSKRSQCRPIDEVDLTADLPTSFLDFLNDPDISTIQTSLTRTPESDILGTFPDLHDPNYSVQNGDLSSADTYKMTFIAPHSQSGSSLTNITTDLPAGPETDIEGDSTVELLPTASGEDGKMLEIERALQRLDLVDVLNQDGLKVGTATLQDMLKVETTTLHNLTSATKSVNKPSSKTKHDGETDRKNFLKPFKCSEEGCIYGAMTKEALFKHLSRVHDFSEDQINELKKNPDRLSPYVCHLCTKTFTRTTGLKIHYKNVHHLSKEDVSRLKIGRERKKKESSKTELKDVNNSLLSNRTQSFLPVQAQSTSVFNVASSNVREVPNLPAEKWCPKQEPVMERESCMAANASQKNCSLGLTSENVVGPLQVSYHATENPSVQTVPVDAKQELAAANSLSPGKHVDLGQTDKAASTHTGGHMARDKPKKKKCKEQEEFPKRDKIQKRLEPDIDLGEKIDDLSLYRPYRCVHEGCVAAFSIQQNLILHYRAMHQSGRSGDTTEDSNSADKVNGADQVHEFKCQVKECSKVVSKVTSLLKHYLLLHRCTLEKASALLSGVKVGTFQCDQSKCPAYFTCHLKYIDHIKNDHKAIRVSADGDFESVDLTFKCECEGCDRVYTTKSNLLRHLMKKHNATFETIKQKQKSDEGESVPAKTLGANANNGKENIASNKVKLKKKLSKKKDVKLRNHWTSFGEPSLKSMDEASAMCTEKFPLQYPCMIVGCDSVSSSERLIFKHYTTHGLTERYIEDQRSHFIFCKKYSRLRLKDVNKAGDSSAVTPEVEKMASVEGTAENSVHKSQDSESPQAEQLENERNSARSDPDSKRRRGRPRKSEQRLRINPERKRSLRNFAVDRNRFAKFSRFASKAAARREEQAETGVAQKLFSPSGFEASILKLFEESPSTHAFKRKSRKRNWTRMPFKRQQKKRQQNIRIIRKSLAAREVKGDQNVTHFRNPLKLESVNNVKIVMDERFSSGADLLLKQLQDMRPMVILKKWLCS, from the exons ATACTTGTGGAATATGGAGGCCAATGGAAATCTGAGGAAGATCCACTGCCTTTACTGGAGATGTACACAGTGGCTATACTGTGCTTTGCTGAAGccaccccctctctcttcccCGAATGTGAACACGTCACAGTTGTACTTGAAAAGTTAGCTTT GAGTTGTCTGGATTTACTGCTCTCACTCTCCGAGAACGTCCCAGGTGCCTTATGGGAAGAATTTCAGTCTTCTGTCAAG GTGGCGCATGGTATTCTTCAGGCAAATGGGAGTTTGCAGCTTAGCACACTGTTGACTCTATCTGAAGAAAGTGGTGTTTGGAACAATTCCACTCTGTGTAGCCTTCTGACAAATAGCGTGCCAGATGTGGAAAAAG tTCATGAGTTTCTGGCACGGGAAGGACCTACACTACTTGATATGCGTATAAAGCACCTTATCAAACAGAAGTGTGTTGAAAAGGCTGCACTGCTGGCAAAGACGTGTGCAGAGTTTCCAGAATTTGGCGGAAAGAAGAATTTCAAACAGATCTatcttgtgtgtctgtgtgaaacAATGTCCCAGCAAGAAATAATGCAAGAG ATAAGGGAGATAGATTGCAAAGATGCTCTGGACATGATTTGTAATTTAGAATCTGAGGAGAACGAAAAAGGTGCCCTTAGCCTTTGTACTGCTTTTCTGAAGCGCCAACTTCTCCAGGGAGATGTTTATTGTGCCTG GGAACTGACACTGTTTTGGAGTAAGCTTCTTATACGCCTTGAGTCAGCACAAGCTTTTTTGGATCAATGCAGACTGTTAGCACAACTCTCTGGGAGCGTTTATCATATCCTTCTTCTCATCAAAGTTATCCAAGCAGAG GTTCAGAATGAAGGACTTCCAGTGTGCATTGAAATGTGCATTCAGGCTCTAAAAGTGGGAGTGAGTGGCACCGAAGATTGCAGTACAACTATTTGCAAAACTATTTCTTGCCTGTTGCCATTAGATTTGGAAGTTAAACGAGCTTGTCAATTGACTGAATTTCTTGCCAAGCCCACTGTGGATTCATACTACGCAGTTGAAACGCTGTTCAATGAGCCTGACCAAAAGCTTGAGGAGGAAAGTCTCCCGATTCCAAATTCACTACGCTGTGATCTGTTGTTGGCCTTGAAGACACAGTGGCCTTTTGATCCTGAGTTCTGGGACTGGAAAACTCTGAAGCGTCATTGCCTTGCTTTGATGGGGGAGGAAGCATCGATTGTATCCTCCATCGACAAGCTGAATGACAGTGAGGACAATGAAGGACTGGATTCTGATGAGAAAGATTTCAAACATCTGGAGTTTCTCTTCAGTCCCTCAGATGACCTCAATGACATTGAagcagaaaaaaggaaaaaaagggaaatgaaGAAGTTGAGAGAGAGGGGATTTGTGTCAGCAAGATTTCGCAACTGGCAAGCTTACATGCAGTATTGTGTATTATGCGATAAGGAATTCCTTGGGCACCGGATTGTTAAGCACGCACTCAAGCATGTCCAAGATGGTGTTTTCCGTTGTCCAATATGTGCCAAGGCTTTTGAGACGAGGGCAGTTCTTGAGCCTCATGTAGCATCACATGTAAAACAGTCATGCAAAGAACGACTTGCTGCTATGAATGCAAAAAAGAAGTCCATCTTGAGTGACGATAAACAAGACCTTGGAACACCTGTGAACGTTGGCCTGAATGTGTGCTCCAAGTTTGCGGGATCTTCAAACACTATATCTAATACTGCTcgaaaagtaaaaagtaaaacgTGCTCCATAAAACGGGGGATGCCTATACGCGATGTTGAAAACACTGAAGACTGTTCGTGTCCTGTTACAAGCTGCCAGAAAGTTTTTAAGTACTTTCGGAATTTGGTTGCACATGTTAAAGCTCACAAAAATGAAGAGGAAGCTACACATTTTCTTGAAATACAGAGTCAGAAAGCGATTTGCCAGTATTGTCGTCGGCAATTTGTTAATGTCACTCATCTAAATGATCACTTGCAGATGCATTGTGGTGAAAAGCCATATTTCTGCATTCAGCTGGGATGCAAATGTAGCTTTCACTCTCATGCTGAACTTCTCATGCACAGAAAAGTGCATACAGACTTTCAGGCACAGTGTATGTTTCCAAACTGTGAGAGAGTATTCAATGAGGCATACTTACTGTATGACCACGAAGCACAgcactacattacatttacctgCAAAAACAGTACTTGTGGCAAGATTTTCTACTCTCTGTCACAGCTGAATTTGCACCAGAAAGAGCATATGAAGCAGGAGTTTTCTAATTTTGATGATCAGGGGCCTCAAAGTGAAATACCAGCCCAAAGTTCCTTGAACCTAGAGTGGCCATCAAACCAAGTCGCTGAAGTTCCAGAAGATGTTAGTCCACTGAAAATCCAGAGCTCTGTTGAGAATGTGTTGAACTCTCTTCTTGACTCTGTAGAGGAGCCTGAGCATCCCTTCTCTTGCCCAACTGAATCATCAGTTACACATGATCAGTTGCCAACTGAGGATCCTTCTGTTGTGCGTTCTGATGAGGAGACCCAGCCTCCAAAAACAGCTTGCCTGAAGCAGCCTACTATCGATGGTGCAACCCAGTTTCGTCTTGTGCCATGTTGCGTAAAACTGACACCTATTCCAGTCAAATACGATGATCCAATTTTCTTGAAAGCTCTTAAGAGTTCTGACTCTGTGGCCCAATCTATCTTTCAAGATAATAAGCTGTTTTCCTTTACGTGTAAACAGCCACAATCTACTCCAAACACTTCGGATTTTCACAGTCAAACACAGACAACAACAGAGCCAGAATCACAAAATACTCTGGCAAATGGAGACGATCATCTCATTCATGCCTGTCCCTTTGAGACTTGTACGCGGAAATACAGCACTACAAAAAGTCTGTCGAGGCATGTTAAAAACGTGCATTTTGATGCGTTTGAAGAGTGGAAACTTTCAAGGAAATACAAAAGGATTGCAGACATTGCAAGAAAATCGGAACACAAGAACTCTATTTTTCAGACTccaaagaaaagaataaaatctGTTAAAACAGCAGGCCGGATTTTTCCAGAAGTCAATCAAGTGAAGTTTGAAACGGACGCTATGAGTTCAGACCCTTTTTCGCCTCCTTCTGGTACCATCGGAACACAATCTCTTGGTACCAAATTTTGCCCTGAGTTTGAAAACTCCCACAGTCAAACTCCTTTAATGCAGTCACCGATGCCTCAGTCATGGACTTCATCCTCGTTTGATGGCTACAATTCAGATTACTCTCTTCAGAATCACTTCCCTACCGTGATGATACCTGATAGCCTGCAGAATTACCCATTATACATGCCACACACTGACCTGCTGTCAGAAAGAGACATGGACTATACTCCCTCTCTAAGTGACAGTGGCAGCGTCCCACCTGCAGTGAACACAGATTCACAGTCAAGTGTCATGAATGAAGCCTCGAAATATGTGTCAAGCTCTCTAAGGGTGTTGCATGCTCTCAATGGTGACCAACCATGTGAGATGTCGCAGGGATCATCAAGTGAGGACATTGGATACATGGAGATCAGGCAAAATAATCCTCACAGTGTGGTTTCACCTGATGTTAATAATTTGGATTCTGTATCTGAGCAGAATTTTAATCCATATTTTTCATCCTACCCAGAAGAGACCTGCCCCAGTTCAGTTCAACCACtggaaaagacagacaaagaattCACGGTTAATCAAACTGATCCTGTGTTCTCATCAGAGGTTAAAAACATAACTCATCTTGCACTGCCCATTTGCAAGGAAGAGCCAGAAACATTCTCCGTATCAAGTGTCAGTGCTACAGCTGAGCAGACGGAGTCAAGTCAGGATTTGCTTCCTCAAGAAATGTCACCGGTCGCAACTGAAGGCATATCTCCTGAAGATGCAAGCGTTACTAGCCTTGATGAAAGtaaaaaattaaagaaaattAGATCGTCCAAGAGGACAAAATGGCCTGCAATCATAAAAGATGGAAAAGTCATTTGCTGCAGATGTTACAGAGAGTTTTCTAGCACAAAGTCACTTGGAGGTCACTTATCAAAGCGTTCTCAGTGCAGACCGATAGACGAAGTCGATCTTACTGCTGACTTGCCTACATCATTTCTTGACTTCCTGAACGATCCTGATATTTCAACCATCCAAACATCTCTCACCAGGACCCCAGAATCAGATATCCTCGGCACCTTCCCAGACTTGCATGACCCAAATTACAGTGTTCAAAATGGCGATCTGTCCTCAGCAGACACCTACAAAATGACGTTCATAGCTCCTCATAGCCAGAGTGGAAGTTCTTTGACGAACATCACAACTGATTTGCCAGCTGGACCAGAAACTGACATAGAAGGGGATTCTACAGTAGAATTACTACCTACTGCCTCCGGTGAAGATGGCAAAATGTTAGAAATTGAAAGAGCACTGCAACGCCTAGATTTAGTAGATGTACTCAACCAGGACGGGTTAAAAGTTGGAACGGCTACTTTGCAAGACATGTTAAAAGTTGAGACGACTACCTTGCATAATCTTACGTCTGCCACTAAAAGTGTGAATAAGCCCAGTAGTAAAACTAAACATGATGGAGAAACTGATCGGAAGAACTTTCTCAAGCCGTTCAAATGCAGTGAGGAAGGCTGTATCTATGGCGCCATGACAAAGGAAGCATTGTTCAAACATCTAAGCAGGGTACATGACTTCAGTGAGGACCAGATAAACGAACTGAAGAAAAACCCAGACAGATTATCACCGTATGTTTGTCACTTGTGCACAAAGACATTCACCAGAACCACAGGCCTTAAAATCCACTACAAAAATGTCCATCACTTATCTAAGGAGGACGTGTCAAGATTGAAAATTGGCAGAGAGCGCAAAAAGAAAGAATCCTCTAAAACGGAattaaaagatgtaaataacagcCTGCTTAGTAATCGGACACAAAGCTTTTTGCCAGTGCAGGCTCAGTCCACATCAGTTTTTAATGTGGCCAGTTCTAACGTAAGAGAAGTGCCAAATTTACCAGCAGAAAAGTGGTGTCCAAAACAAGAGCCTGTAATGGAAAGAGAAAGCTGTATGGCTGCGAATGCGTCGCAGAAGAATTGCAGTCTTGGTTTAACATCAGAAAATGTTGTCGGACCACTGCAAGTTTCTTACCATGCCACAGAAAACCCAAGTGTGCAAACTGTACCAGTTGATGCAAAGCAAGAGCTGGCAGCTGCAAACTCCCTTTCTCCTGGCAAACATGTTGATCTGGGCCAAACTGACAAGGCCGCATCCACACATACTGGAGGACACATGGCAAGAGACAAgccaaaaaagaagaaatgtaaGGAGCAAGAGGAATTCCCAAAAAGggacaaaatacaaaaaaggcTTGAGCCGGACATCGATTTGGGTGAAAAAATTGATGACCTCAGTCTGTACAGACCTTATCGGTGTGTCCATGAAGGATGTGTTGCTGCTTTCTCAATACAACAAAATCTGATCCTACATTACAGGGCAATGCATCAGTCAGGGAGATCAGGTGATACCACTGAGGACAGTAACAGTGCTGATAAAGTCAACGGTGCTGACCAGGTCCATGAATTCAAATGTCAGGTCAAAGAGTGTTCAAAGGTTGTCTCTAAAGTCACCAGCTTATTAAAGCATTATCTTCTGCTTCACAGGTGTACACTAGAAAAAGCAAGTGCTTTGCTGTCAGGTGTTAAGGTAGGCACATTCCAGTGTGATCAGTCAAAATGCCCTGCTTACTTCACCTGCCATTTGAAATACATCGATCACATTAAGAACGACCACAAGGCAATACGAGTTTCCGCAGATGGGGACTTTGAGAGTGTGGACCTCACCTTCAAGTGTGAATGTGAGGGTTGTGACCGGGTCTATACCACCAAGTCAAACCTTCTGCGACATCTCATGAAAAAACACAATGCCACTTTTGAAACcattaaacagaaacaaaaaagtGACGAGGGAGAAAGTGTACCAGCAAAAACACTTGGTGCGAATGCCAACAATGGGAAGGAGAATATTGCAAGTAACAAAGTCAAGCTGAAGAAGAAACTGTCAAAGAAAAAGGATGTAAAATTACGAAACCACTGGACAAGCTTTGGAGAGCCCTCGCTCAAGTCCATGGATGAAGCGTCTGCCATGTGTACCGAGAAGTTTCCTCTGCAGTATCCTTGTATGATTGTGGGCTGCGACTCGGTCTCCAGTTCGGAGCGGCTCATATTTAAACATTACACTACTCATGGTCTCACCGAGCGATACATTGAGGATCAGAGGAGCCACTTCATATTTTGCAAGAAGTATTCACGATTACGACTCAAAGATGTAAATAAGGCAGGTGACTCTTCAGCAGTCACCCCTGAGGTTGAGAAGATGGCATCTGTGGAAGGTACTGCAGAGAATTCTGTCCATAAGTCACAGGATTCAGAGTCCCCTCAAGCTGAACAATTGGAGAATGAGAGAAATTCAGCCCGATCAGATCCAGACTCTAAGCGCAGAAGGGGACGCCCACGAAAATCTGAGCAGAGACTAAGAATCAACCCAGAGAGAAAACGAAGTCTTCGAAACTTTGCTGTTGATAGGAACCGTTTCGCAAAGTTTTCGAGATTTGCATCCAAAGCTGCTGCCCGTCGAGAGGAGCAAGCGGAGACTGGTGTTGCTCAAAAGCTTTTCAGTCCTTCAGGATTCGAGGCATCAATCCTCAAGTTGTTTGAGGAGTCTCCTTCTACACATGCATTCAAGAGAAAATCACGTAAAAGGAACTGGACTCGCATGCCATTCAAACGACAGCAAAAAAAACGGCAGCAAAACATCAGGATTATCCGCAAAAGCTTGGCGGCCCGCGAGGTAAAAGGCGACCAAAATGTTACTCATTTCAGAAATCCTCTCAAGCTGGAGTCTGTAAATAACGTCAAGATCGTTATGGACGAACGCTTCTCCAGTGGTGCTGATCTTTTGCTGAAACAGCTTCAGGACATGCGGCCCATGGTCATTCTGAAGAAGTGGCTGTGCAGTTGA